The Chitinophaga pinensis DSM 2588 region TCTTTTTAGAATGATTGTTCCAAAATTACGAAAGAATTGTGAAAGAAAAGGAAGAATTGGCTGTTTTAAGCAGAAAGAAGAGGCAGGCAATGGGGAGCAGAACAGCTATTTCTTGCGCTAGTCACGCTTCTCGGAGATAATTTTACCAGCAGGGTCTATTACAAGGTCCCATTCCTCACCAGTATTGTTTTTTACCTCAATTTTGTAAGTCACAGTGCCCGCCTCACGCTTTTTAGCCTCCGTTAACCGGGTTCCGGGATGTTCAGATATGGCGGCGGCACGTACTGCCTGCGGAACGGCGGATGTATCCATTTCCTCTTCGTAAAAGATCACCGCACCCTTCGTATCGTATTTGATCTCATAATCACGGTGCGCTACCTCAAATTCCACTTTATAGTACCCGTTTTTATGCTTCCATTCCACATCTTCAGCATTACGGAATTTTGTCTGAAAATTGTTGAGTATCACTGAAGGCACCTCCCTCGACGACAGCTTCTGTGCAGATACCGATACGGTGCTAAGAGTCAACATTGCTACGCCTATTACTAATAATCTGTTCTTCATGCTTTTCATTTTATTGTTATTTCAATGATAATATTGATTGATAAAACAAAGTTGCCACCTGAAACCGGAAAGAATCTGGAATTGACTATAATTTTATCTCCAGACTTCCCTGAATATTCATTCCTTCCTGTGTTCTTTTTGCGGGAATAGCCGCCGCCAGACAAATATCTGTATGCCTGGTCAGTGCCATTTTCAGCTGCGGATAGATCTCCGGGATAGCTTCTTTTCCGCTTTTATAGACGTATTCTACACCTATAAACTGACGCTTTGCCACTTGCCAGTGAATACTGATATCGCCGTGTAAAACAGGCTTTAAGGCGGTACCAGGCTTTACTTCCCACTCCGGTCCTGTATACAACATGGTGTGTATACGTTTGCCCCAGCGTCTGGCCGCTACAAAAGCCGCCGTTTCGGAATAACCTTTAATCAGGTGACTACCCTTTTTCATCGATGTAAAAGAATGAAAATGACTTTCATGGATCAGCGCAAGGGCCATTGTAGTCCTGGCCCGCTGAATAGTTGAAAAGGTATATTGCAACCCCAGTTTAAGTCCTTCAATTTTGTTGTGCGGGAGATCTGCGCCCGCATTATAGCCCGACTTCGGACCATATACACTCAGTGGTACGGCCAGCTCCATACCGAGTCTTTGTGAAAAAGTATGCTCATATTCCAGTTCAACACTTACCGCATTATAACGCTGTTGCAGATCAATATCAAAATCAATCTCCAGCTGTCTGTCTCCTTTACGCGCATTGAGGTCCTGTATCAGATCTACCTGCAATGGCTCTACATGTTTGATATTTTGCCTGACGGATGACTGGGCGCTGATAGTGATGGTATACATGATTAATAACTGGAATAGTATTGCTCTCTTCATCATCGTAGTAATTTGTTACGATGACAAGATTAGGACCCGAAACCGGAAGAATCCGGGAATAACAGCTGACTAATTAACGATCTGACTTCTTTGGAAACAATAAAGTAATAACATGCAAGCCATCTCTGTGGCTGTATATGGCATGCAGTCCATATTGATTCGCAATAGCTTTTACAATAGCCAAACCTAATCCGGTTGATTGCTTATTAGCTGAATTTTTATAGAAACGATCAAAAACTCTTTTTACGTCCAGTGGTTCCGCTGCGCCGGTATTCGAAATTTCCAGTCTGTCTGCATAAGTAGCCACAATCACATTTCCCTGTTCTACATTATGCACTATCGCATTTTTCAGGAGATTGACAATCAATATGCCGGCAAGATCTTCATTCATAGAAAGCAGCAGTGAAGGATTATTTTCTACAAACCGGATAGTAACGCCCTTATGCCCTGCCAGATCTTCAAACTCATGTATCAGAGAAGCGATCAGTTTGTTGAAATTCACCGCCGTAGTATCTAAATACTGGTTATTTTCTATCCTGGTTAATAACAACAATGTCTTATTCAAACGGGAAAGTCGCTCCAATCCTTTCATCACCTGTGTAACAGCCGTCGCTCCTTCAGGAGAAAGCGGTTCATTTTCCAGCAGTAATTCCAACCTGTTTAAGCTAATCGCCAGTGGCGTCTGTAATTCATGCGATGCATTTTCAACGAACTGCCGCTGCCCGGAGAACGCATCTTCCGCCCTTGCTACCAGTGATTGAATGGTCTCATTCAGGGATGCAAATTCAGCAATCTTTGTGGGTGTAGTAGCAATGCGGGTATTCTTCCCTAACTGGAATTTTTCTATCTGCCGGATAACCGCATAAAATGGCCGCCAGAGTTTCCTTAGTAATAAATTATTGATAAACAACACACTCAGTAACAAGGCCAGATACAAGAGGATAATACCATAAAGGATATTCTTAACCAGGGTATCTTCTTCTAAGGTTGAAGTGGTGACTTCAAGTGTATAATAACGTCCGTTCAATTCAAAAGCGGAGCCTAATCTGCGGGCTGCGATCTTTTCTCCATCCTGTTCAATTGTATTGTCTTCATATCGGTCACGGACCTGTAAGGCATCTTCTTCACCAATTTCCTGTACATGAAAGAAGTTACCAGCTACAGATAAGCGTGTCAATACGGATGTGTCCTTCTGCGCAGCTTCTATAAAATCCAGTTTATAATTACTGAGATTCCTGTCCAGGCTCTCTCCTATCTGCTGCCTGATATGCAGATAAAACAGTACGCCCCACAAGACAATGATAGAAAGCAGGGCTATTGCGAGATATTTTAATGTATAATTGTGCAGTTTCATGCTTCCAGCTTATAACCCATCCCATACATCGCACTGATCTTCACTTCAGCGCCACTGTCCTTTAGTTTCTTCCGTAAGTTTTTAATCTGGGAATAGAGAAATTCAAAATCATCTGCATCGTCCATATAATCTCCCCAGACTTTCTCTGCAAGGGAAGATTTGCTGATCAGGCGATTCCTGTTCGCCATCAGATAGACCAGGATATCAAACTCTTTTCGGTTCAAAGCCACCGGCACATCATTCACAGCGGCCATAAACTCGTTAAGATCAACCTTTATATTTGCACATTCAAGGATATTCTTTCCCTCAAATGTCTTTCTGCGCAGTACCGACTTAACACGTGCATTCAGCTCTGCTATATGGAAAGGTTTGGTCAGATAATCGTCCGCCCCGAGGTTCAATCCCCTGATCTTATCATCTACAGAATCCTTTGCTGATATGATGATCACATTTTCGGATTTACCGATATGCTTGAGGTGTTCCAGTATCTGCAGTCCATCACCTCCCGGCAACATGATATCCAGCAACACACAGTCATAGTCGTAAAAACTGATCTTTTTCAGCCCCTCCTGGAAGGTATCCGCTGTTTCTACCAGGAATCCCTCCTTTGCAAGCGACTCTTTCACGACTTCCTGCAAATCCGTTTCATCTTCTATCAGCAGTATATTCATTACCCGGCAACGTTTTAGTCTTTGTCTATTGATGAATAAAATAGTCCAGGCTGCAAAGTTCAGGCCCAAATCCGGAAAGAAACTGGAATTTGTAGCCGTAAGCACCTGGAAGACAAAACGAATGACTACTTTATAGCATTGATCAACGCTTCTGATATCTTGAAGATATGGTCAAGGGCCACTGCTGCAAAGCCCACCAGAAGCACACTTGTCAATTTCAGACTAAAAGCCTTCACCAGTCGCTTATCCTTGATATTCTTCCATACTATTGGAAAGTCTACCAATGCGCTGGCCATCGATGATAGTATTGCAGTACTACCGGCCAATGCAGGCGAGATCTGTCCATGGGAAGCCATGGTAGCTGCAGCAGCGGTGGTACTTGCACTGCTGACTAGTCCTCCCAGAAAGCCGGTGGCCAGTAAGCCACCTTCCCCCAACATACGGGTCAGCAATGTACCGCCTATCTGAATCATTAAAAACAATAAGCCAAAGGATAGAATTTTCTTTACAGATATAGGTGAAGTTAGCTGCAGCTCCTGCTCCACTTCGCCATAAGCGGCTTCCTGTTGTAAATCGCGCCAGATCCAGAAACCAGCTACACAGGACATGGCCAGCAGTGGAAGTAAAGTTGCTGTCAGGGACAACGGAACAAAGATGGCTGCCAGTATCATATTTCTTGTAAACATGGAAATATTGATGATACTCGACAAAATCGTAATTCTTGAGGGTGTACCTGATTCTTCCACCCGCGTAGTCATCTCCGCTATCGTAGCAGTGCTGTTGACCAGTCCTCCGAAAACGGCGCCAAGATACAGCCCCTTTGAACTAAATAATTTCAGGAAAATATAGTTGAGAAAGCCGATACCGGCAATCGCTATGATACTGACCCAGGCATCACTTAAATTAACAATCTCCCAGCGGTCAATATAGCGGTCGGGCAACAACGGATATATAACAAAACCAATCAATCCAAGCAGGATCGCACTTCTTATTTCTGAAGGTTCCAGTCCGCCGGCAAACTTCCTTAATTCCGACTTCCAGGCCAGCAACATGGTGATCACAATAGCTGCTGCCACCGGTGTAAATATATGCCCTCTGCCGATCAGCACTCCCAATATATAGCAGGCTATCAGCGCAGCAGAGGTAGTCATCTCCGAGCTTCTGTCTGTCAGAAAGCTCTTTAGATTCGATATAATGATCAGCAGGCATACGGCAGCAAGTCCTGCCACAACGAGGCTTGTATCTATCTGCATACATAACATGCCTGTCAGTGAAACGATAGAAAACGTCCGGATGCCTGCCTCTTTATGCGACCAGTTTCTCTCCAGGCCAATTAACATACCTATACCCACGGCGACCGCAATTTTCATTGCAATGGATAAAACATCAAAATGCTCTACTTGATCATTCAACGCTGCTCCTATTTAAGTTAACAATATATTTTAAGCCATCCTAGTCCATCGCCCTCCGCCAATGCGCCTGTACCGCCCTTATCTCCGCCCAGGTAACATCCTCTCCTAACCGTGCTTTAATCGGCCCTGAAGCAGTCACGCCCAGTTCCTTTACAAGCGGCAATATCATAGCCAGTTTTTTATCCCCTACAAAGCGATTGACCTGTAGCTCGTCATTAGCCACACAATCCGCAAGATGACTCTCTACTGTACTCATTGCCAGACCACGTTCCGCTGAAATCTCCGCCAGTGTTTTACCTGCGAGATACAATTCCAGGGTACCTCTCCGGCTACCACCGGCCTCACGTTTCTTTCCTGCTTTCTCCTTTGCTTTTTCCTCATTGGCCGGCGCACGCAATGTTCCGTAATCAGGAAGTCCTTCATTAAATTTCAGGTTCCCATAACTCGCGTCTGCAAAAAGCTGCAATCTGTTCCACAGAAAATGTTCCAGGCCAGACAATTGCAGTACATATTTTTTCACCTTGGCAATACCCTTCACGAGGTCTCTTTCTCTTCTGATCGGCTGTATAAAGCCTTCGTATATCTCATTGGTAAAGTAGGCCACGGCCTTCCCCACACGTTCTTTCAGCACGGATGTATTGCCATTCTGCAACACGTCTTTCAGCAAGGGATCCAGCTGTTGACGGAATTTCAGTCCCACTTCATGTAGCTGAGCGCCCCGTTGCTGCATACTCCGGCTCAGTGTCACCGCACTTTCCATACCATTCATTTTCTTGTCTCGCAGCCAGGCAGCATGTTGTTGCAGTTCTGTCAGGATCTTTTCTGCGCCGAATAACTTCAGGAGCTGTTCTGCCCAGAAAACCATTTTTTCCCCATCCAGCAGCAATTCCAGTTCATCTTCCTTATGAAAACCGGAGGAGAACTCCTGTACCTGCTGATCCGTACGGATTGCACCGGGGTGAATACGCGAGTGTAATACCAGTCCATCCAGGGATGTACAACGACTCAATGCCACATAGACCTGCCCGGGAGCAAATGCGTTCCCTGCATCGATAATGGCTTTTTCAAAGGTCAGACCCTGACTTTTATGAATTGTAATCGCCCAGGCCAGCCGGATAGGATACTGTTTAAAACTGCCGAGTTCTTCCTCGTCTACCGTTTCGTCTGTCTTATTCCAGGAGTAGCGGATATTGCGCCAGGTCTCCTTTTCTAGGACCAACGTGTCGTCTCCTCCTGCCAGTTTCACGACCACTTTATCATCCGGCAGGATATCGGTCACAGTGCCTAGTTTACCGTTAAAATACCGGCGGGGCTCTGCTACGTCATTTTTGATGAACATTACCTGTGCGCCCAGTTTGATGCGCAGGTCCATATCAGTCGGCAAGGCTTTATCACTAAAATCTCCGCTGATTTCTCCGGTGAATGTATGCATCTGTCCGGGCATGGCTGCCAGACGGGCATTATTGATCTCGTCTGCCCGGCGGTTGTGGGTTGTCAGTACGATATACTGCTCGTCATCGCCGGTAAAATGAGGCAGATAACGCTGATTCAGTATTTCCAGGTCATCCCAGTCCAATGTGCTGTTACGCACACCATTAAGCAGATTGATGAAAGTGGCTTCATTCTGCCGGTAGATCTTGTTCAGTTCGATAAACAATGGCGCGGACTGCCGCATAACCCTGGCATGAAAGAAGAATACACTCTCATAATAATCTTTCAGGAACTGCCACTGATCATCCGGCATTACCGGCGGCAGCTGATAAAGATCCCCGATGTACAGTACCTGCACACCTCCGAAAGGAAGCAGTGGTTGTCCGCGGAAATGCCGGAGAATCGCATCAATAGCGTCCAGTGTATCTGCACGCACCATGCTGACCTCGTCTATAATCAGCAGCTCCATCTCTCGCAGGAGCTCTTTTTTATCATGGTTAAATCGGATGTTACGGAAAAGCGCATGTGTATCAGTCACCCCGTTATTCACCCCAAAAAGGTGTGCATTCGCGGGCACATAAGGACCAAATGGCAACTGGAAAAATGAGTGCATGGTCACACCTCCTGCATTGATCGCTGCTACGCCGGTAGGCGCTACTACTACTGTATTTTTCGCGGTATGCTCCCGGATGTATTTCAGGAAGGTTGTTTTACCTGTTCCGGCTTTACCGGTCAGAAATATGTGGCGGTTGGTATGATTGATAAAGTCTGCCGCCAGATGAAACATCGTATTTGTAGTATCCGGTTGTGGCATCTGAAATTTGTAAGATTAAAAAAGCTAAGCGACAAAAATAAGTAAAATTCTCTATGGACGACTAATCGTCACTGTCCACTCCGGACCACTCTTTACCTGGTGACGGGTCGCGAAATCGCCCATATTCACTGCAAATGACACATTTAGCAGACTATTGAGGTATAAAAGTTCTTTGCCCTCAGGTACAGCGGCGAAGGTATTGGCCAGGGGCATTATACCGCTATAAACCTGTTCATTTCCTTTATAGATCATAATCTTCAGCTGCTCACCCGGTTTTACCTGCATTTTTGCGAAAGTCTGCTGGTCTATATTTGTCCATATATTTCCATACTGTACATCCAGCACAGGGATATTTCCCTTTACTGTACCATCAGCATACACCGGCTGCTGGAAAGGGATCCTCACGACTGAGTCTGCCAGTTTAGGTCCTACCTGCTCAAAAGTAATCTTCCCGGCGGCCAGTTTGCCTGCTGTAAAAGCATAGACATCCCTGCCATGAAAAGTATAAGAAGCGCCCGAGTTTTTCCTTCGGTTTACCGCCTCGTCAATCTGCCGGATCTCCGCGATTCCCAGCTGTTTCGCCACCAGGGTCAGCGTACCATTGTCAGGGGTGACAAAGAAGTGCCCGGTTTTCGTCTTCAACACAACAGAGCGTCTGTCTGAGCCCACTCCCGGATCCACTACCGATACGAATACCGTTCCTGAAGGCCAGTAGGGAGCGGTCTGTTGCAAACGATAGGCAGCCTCCCAGATATTATAGGCAGGTATTTCATGTGTGAGATCGAACATTGGAATATCGGGTGACAAACTATACACCACTCCTTTCATTTCGGCTACAGCCCCGTCCTTCAGTCCGAAGTCCGTCTGGAAGACCAATGCGCGCTTTTGTGCAAAGCAGGAGCAGCATATAATCATCAAACAATGGAAAATAAATGTATGTTTCATCGGCGCAAATTAGCAAATTCTGCCACAATATTGGCTGAGCATGGCAACTCAGATTTGTATGGTATTTGAAGTGATTATAAAAGAACGTTTTAGATTTTCTTCACCACCAATAAATACCCAAAATGAAAAACGGTTATCACTTTTACAGAGACTGTATCGAAATTTGCCTCCGCTGTGCGGCTATCTGCAATCACTGCGCCTCCTCGTGTACAGAGGAAAAGGACGTCACCATGATGGCCCGTTGTATCCAGCTGGATATGGAATGCGCCACCGTTTGTTACGCTACCGCACAATTAATGAGCCTGGGCAGCACAAATGCTATACAAATTTGTTCAATTTGTGCCGATATTTGTGAAGCATGCGCCGCAGAATGCAGTCAGCATAGCAACAAACATTGCCAGGAATGTGCGGAAAGCTGTAAACAATGCGCCGACGCATGCAGAAAATTGCTAGTATCCTAATGGACCAACTTTCCCAGATCAAAGCCTTCGCCGGACAAGCACACGGCAGCCAACGGCGCAAATTTGCCGACGAACCGTATATTAACCATCCCGTAAGGGTGATGGAAATATGCGGGAAATATACTTCAGATCTTCCGGTATTGTCAGCAGCGCTGTTGCATGACGTACTGGAAGATACTGCTGTTACCACAGAAGAGTTATCAGCATGGCTGTACAAGACCTTGTCTTCCGCAGACGCTGACCGTACGCTCAAACTGACCGTAGAGCTGACAGATATTTACGTTAAGAAAGATTATCCGCACTGGAACAGGCGCAAACGCAAACAAATGGAAGCAACGCGGCTCAGCCAGATCAGTGCAGCCGGTCAGACGATCAAGTATGCTGATATTGTCGACAATGCCAACGACATTACCACCGCCGATACTGATTTCATTTCAACCTTTCTGCATGAATGTCGTCAACTGCTGAAAGTAATGGAAAAAGGAAACCCTGCACTACGCCAACAGGCAATGGATATCGTCAACAAACATTTGTCTGCAGTCAAATAACAGCGTGTAGCTAAGATTGCCTTACAGGTATCTCAAATAGATATCGTCAACAAACATCTGTCTACAGCCAAATAACATCGTACAGCTAAGATAACCTTCTAGGTATCTCAAATAGATATTGTCAACAAACATCTGTCTGCAGCCATATAACACTGTATAGCTAAGATAACCTTACAGGTATCTCAAATGAATATCTTCAACAAAAATCTGTCTACAGCAAAATAACATCGTATAGCTAAGATTGCCCTGCAGATATCTCAAATGGCCATCATCAATACTTTGCTTTCCTCAATAGCTAATCAACACCGTTATTCATATCGCAAAGCCTCTATCGGATCCAGCCGGGAGGCTTTTTGCGCAGGATAATAGCCGAAGAAGACGCCTGTCAATGCACACACCATAAAAGACAGTATAATCGACGATTCAGATACCAGCGTCGGCCAATGTAAAAAAAACGTGATCAGCCAGGCAGAAGTGATGCCTAACACAACACCTATCAGACCACCGGTGATACTGATCATGATGGCCTCTATCAGGAACTGCATCAGTATATCTATCCCTCTTGCACCGATAGACATACGCAGGCCGATTTCCCGCGTACGCTCTGTTACGGACACATACATGATATTCATGATACCGATCCCTCCAATAACCAGGGATATACCCGCAATGGCAGTTAACAGAATCGTCAGCAGGTTACTGGTAGAACTCAACGTATTGATTAACTCAGCCATAGTCCTCACCTGGAAGTCATTTTCATCCGCATCTCTCAGACGGTGGGATTTCCGCAGGATAGTCTCAATTTCCTTTGTGGCGGCATCTGTCGCCGCCTCGCTGACCGCAGAGACATAAAGCGTCCTGAAATAGATGGTAGCCAGGATACGTTTCTGCACCGTCGTATACGGTGCTAATATCACATCATCCTGGTCCTGCCCGAAAGAACTCTGTCCTTTGGCGGCCAGTATTCCGATCACCTGGAATGGAATATTATTGAAGCGGATGATCTTCCCTACGGGGTTATCTCCATTAGGGAACAGATTACTGACAACAGTTTGCCCCAGCAGACAAACCTTTGCAGACGCTCTCACATCTTCATCCGTAAATGGCACGCCATCCTGGAGACTCCATTTCCTGATATCCAGATATCCCGGCGCTACGCCCTGTATACTGGTCGGCCAGTTAAAGGCCCCGTTGATGGATTGTCCGCTGGAATTGGCGGCCGGTGAAATCGCACTGATATTAAGTGCCTGTTTCTGAATCGCTTTTACATCTTCTATGGTTAACGTCTGTACGCTCGCTCCTTCCAGTCTGGCGCCCCCTGTCACATTACTGGCCGGCAGTATGGTGATCATATTGGACCCCATACTGGACAGTTGTGACTGTATACTTTCCTTTGAGCCTTGTCCGATAGCCACCATTGCAATCACCGCTGCCACACCGATAATAATACCGAGCATGGTCAGAAAGGCCCGCAGTTTATTCCGCTGCAAAGCTTTCAAAGCAATCCTTATCAGGTTAAGAATATTCATAATCAATAATCATCCGCTGGTGGCAATGACGCCAGTGCATCTTTTGCCGAGCGTACATTTTCGTTGACAGTATCTTTTACCACTTTACCGTCCCGCAACATTACCGTACGACTGCTGAAAGCTGCAATATCAGGTTCATGCGTCACGAATACGATCGTTTTCCCCTGTTCCTTGTTGAGCTCCTGCATCAATGCCATGATTTCGTAGGAAGTACGGGTATCGAGGTTACCGGTCGCCTCGTCCGCCAGTATCATGACCGGTTCATTCACCAGTGCCCGGGCAATAGCCACCCGTTGTTGCTGCCCACCTGACAACTGATTGGGCGTATGTCCTAAACGCTCACCCAGTTTTACGGCTTCCAGGGAATGAATCGCCTTCTGCCGGCGTTGTTCATGGGTGATCTCCATGTTGTACAGCAAGGGCAGTTCCACATTTTCCAATGCTGAAGTACGGGGCAGCAGGTTATACGCCTGAAATACAAACCCGATCTTCCTGTTCCGCAATCTTGCCAGTTCATTCCTGGAGAGCTGGCCGATATTTACACCATCCAGCAAATAATTGCCGTCAGTCGGCTTATCCAGGCAGCCGAGTATATTCAGCAGTGTCGTCTTGCCGGATCCGCTGCTCCCCATGATGGTCACAAACTCCCCTGCGAAGACGTCAAACGACACGCCTTTAAGCGCACGGACCACCTCCGTTCCCATCCGGAATTCCCGCTTGATATGCTGTATTTCCAGTATTTTTTGGCTCATCGTCTTCTTCTTTGCGGCATGAAGGGACTGGCTTGTCCGCCACTGCCTGTTGTGCCTTTTTTACCGCTCAGTTCCTGCATACCGGTGATGACATCTTCCTCGGGTGACAAACCTGCAATCACCTCTGCGCGGGTGTTATCATTCAATCCAATTACCACCTTTTTCTGCAAGAGAGTATCTCCCTGTCTTACCCATACATAGTTGGATGCGGCTGATGGCTTCTTCTCCATTCCCGGCATATTACTTCTGACGGTATCCCTGCTGCCTCCTGTTACCGGTGTCGCACTCTTCCTGCGCTCTGTTGCCGCCGGTGCTACAGCGATCACTTTAAACTGTCCTGACAATGCAGAATCCGGTTTAAACATCAATGCCTTTGACGGAATAAGCATTACATGATCTTTCTCTGACGTATAGATCGTCACTGTCGCCGTCATACCCGGTTTCAGTTTCATACTTTCATTGGAGGCACTGATCATAGTGGTATAAGTCACCACATTAGCGGATACCGACGGCCGTAAGCGGATCTCCTGTACCTTTCCCGCAAATTCTTCATCCAGATACGCATCCACCGTAAAAGATACGCGCTGACTATCCTGTACATTACCGATATCTGCTTCATCCACACTGGCCTGTACCTGCATTTTGGTGATGTCTTTCGCCAGTACGAACAAAGTAGGCGTATTGAAGCTGGCAGCTACCGTCTGACCAACACTCACGCTCCTGTTGAGTACTACGCCATCTATAGGAGAATAGATCTCTGTAAAAAAGAGGTTCCTTTCCGCCGTCCGCAGAGAAGCGCCTGCACTTTCCACACTTGCCTGGGCCGCCTTATTCAGATACGTCGCATTGTCATAATCCGCTCTGCTGATAGCCCCTACTTTATATAACTGGTCTTGTCTTTTGTATTGTGCCTGCTGATATATCAGCTGACTTTGCGCATTCGCCAGTGCGCCTCTATTCCTGTCTACTTCTGCCTGCAGCAATACCTTATCCAGTTCTGCCAGCAACTGCCCCTTCTTTACCGGCTGATTAAAATCCGTGTAGATATATTTGATAATACCGGAGACCTGTGTACCTACGGCAACGGTATCCACCGGCTGAACGGTTCCTGTGGCAGTCACACTGGTGGATATATGACCATATCTTGGTTTTTGCGTACTGATCACCACCTGATTTTCCTTTTTGCGGAAAAAGAAGTACCAGATGGCAAGTGCGGCCACCAGTACTATTATTGTAATGACGATCTTTCTCTTCATTCCTTGTTATTTTATACTATAAATGGACTGGCACGCCCCTGTAGAAATCATATATCCTGATATACAGCGCTGCTGCGTATTTGGCCTGAATGTATGACTGCATGGACTGGACATAGAGATTCTTCTGTTGTAACACTTCTACGGTATTCGCTGCACCGATTTTCAGTTGTTCATTGGCAATCCGGTAGGCTTCCTGGGTATAACGCAACTGTTCAACGGCTGCGTCATATTGCCCTTGCGCATTCTGCACATTAATGTATGCACGCTCCACTTCCTGCGACAGATTGGTACGTGTATTCTGTAACGTCAGCTCGGCCTGACCTACGCCTATTTTCGCCTTTTCCTCATTCACCCTGTTCGCGCGACGGCTGAAAATGGGTACCGATAAAGTCAGCCCAACCTGCTGATAAAAATTGTTATCCAGCTGTCGTAAAAAAGAGTAATTATCATTATGCGCATAACTGGTACCTAATCCTGCACCAGCAGTCAATGCCGGCAGATATCCCGCCCTGGCTTTCCTGACGTCCAGTGAGGCTACCTGTACACCCAGTTCACTGCTTTTCACCTCAGGCCGCGTAGCCAATGCCGTCTGCTGTGCATCCAGTAATGGCGTCAGTAGAGCGTTACCCATCAGTGTATCCGGCTCAACGATCTCAAAGGGAGTGACCGTCGGCAATTGCAGTAATTGTTTCAGCGTCAGTAAGTTTTGCCGGTGTGTATTTTCGGCTGTGACAAGCGTATATTTATCATTGGCCAGCTGCGCCTGTAACTGAAC contains the following coding sequences:
- a CDS encoding S-adenosyl-l-methionine hydroxide adenosyltransferase family protein, whose amino-acid sequence is MKHTFIFHCLMIICCSCFAQKRALVFQTDFGLKDGAVAEMKGVVYSLSPDIPMFDLTHEIPAYNIWEAAYRLQQTAPYWPSGTVFVSVVDPGVGSDRRSVVLKTKTGHFFVTPDNGTLTLVAKQLGIAEIRQIDEAVNRRKNSGASYTFHGRDVYAFTAGKLAAGKITFEQVGPKLADSVVRIPFQQPVYADGTVKGNIPVLDVQYGNIWTNIDQQTFAKMQVKPGEQLKIMIYKGNEQVYSGIMPLANTFAAVPEGKELLYLNSLLNVSFAVNMGDFATRHQVKSGPEWTVTISRP
- a CDS encoding four-helix bundle copper-binding protein, which encodes MSLGSTNAIQICSICADICEACAAECSQHSNKHCQECAESCKQCADACRKLLVS
- a CDS encoding HD domain-containing protein, yielding MDQLSQIKAFAGQAHGSQRRKFADEPYINHPVRVMEICGKYTSDLPVLSAALLHDVLEDTAVTTEELSAWLYKTLSSADADRTLKLTVELTDIYVKKDYPHWNRRKRKQMEATRLSQISAAGQTIKYADIVDNANDITTADTDFISTFLHECRQLLKVMEKGNPALRQQAMDIVNKHLSAVK
- a CDS encoding ABC transporter permease; this translates as MNILNLIRIALKALQRNKLRAFLTMLGIIIGVAAVIAMVAIGQGSKESIQSQLSSMGSNMITILPASNVTGGARLEGASVQTLTIEDVKAIQKQALNISAISPAANSSGQSINGAFNWPTSIQGVAPGYLDIRKWSLQDGVPFTDEDVRASAKVCLLGQTVVSNLFPNGDNPVGKIIRFNNIPFQVIGILAAKGQSSFGQDQDDVILAPYTTVQKRILATIYFRTLYVSAVSEAATDAATKEIETILRKSHRLRDADENDFQVRTMAELINTLSSTSNLLTILLTAIAGISLVIGGIGIMNIMYVSVTERTREIGLRMSIGARGIDILMQFLIEAIMISITGGLIGVVLGITSAWLITFFLHWPTLVSESSIILSFMVCALTGVFFGYYPAQKASRLDPIEALRYE
- a CDS encoding ABC transporter ATP-binding protein → MSQKILEIQHIKREFRMGTEVVRALKGVSFDVFAGEFVTIMGSSGSGKTTLLNILGCLDKPTDGNYLLDGVNIGQLSRNELARLRNRKIGFVFQAYNLLPRTSALENVELPLLYNMEITHEQRRQKAIHSLEAVKLGERLGHTPNQLSGGQQQRVAIARALVNEPVMILADEATGNLDTRTSYEIMALMQELNKEQGKTIVFVTHEPDIAAFSSRTVMLRDGKVVKDTVNENVRSAKDALASLPPADDY
- a CDS encoding efflux RND transporter periplasmic adaptor subunit — encoded protein: MKRKIVITIIVLVAALAIWYFFFRKKENQVVISTQKPRYGHISTSVTATGTVQPVDTVAVGTQVSGIIKYIYTDFNQPVKKGQLLAELDKVLLQAEVDRNRGALANAQSQLIYQQAQYKRQDQLYKVGAISRADYDNATYLNKAAQASVESAGASLRTAERNLFFTEIYSPIDGVVLNRSVSVGQTVAASFNTPTLFVLAKDITKMQVQASVDEADIGNVQDSQRVSFTVDAYLDEEFAGKVQEIRLRPSVSANVVTYTTMISASNESMKLKPGMTATVTIYTSEKDHVMLIPSKALMFKPDSALSGQFKVIAVAPAATERRKSATPVTGGSRDTVRSNMPGMEKKPSAASNYVWVRQGDTLLQKKVVIGLNDNTRAEVIAGLSPEEDVITGMQELSGKKGTTGSGGQASPFMPQRRRR
- a CDS encoding TolC family protein, which gives rise to MFSNYIHRFLFWILIFRIVPTYAQDTAASQVQLPEKWDLQACLDYAKTNNITLNSYRLNRLSSQQDLELSKAAVLPNLSASASPSLIQSKTIDPATGDLKSGVRFSGSSSLNSSVTLYNGGYLKTDIQQKDLLVKIAGLDLATVENDITLQITQAYLNILLAKENIVYVRDVVATSTAQVQQQQQFYDVGAVALKDLVQLQAQLANDKYTLVTAENTHRQNLLTLKQLLQLPTVTPFEIVEPDTLMGNALLTPLLDAQQTALATRPEVKSSELGVQVASLDVRKARAGYLPALTAGAGLGTSYAHNDNYSFLRQLDNNFYQQVGLTLSVPIFSRRANRVNEEKAKIGVGQAELTLQNTRTNLSQEVERAYINVQNAQGQYDAAVEQLRYTQEAYRIANEQLKIGAANTVEVLQQKNLYVQSMQSYIQAKYAAALYIRIYDFYRGVPVHL